The window tattcatattatttcattttaCATCTCCTTTACCATAGAATTACTATTTCAATGCGGTGTTATTAGTGTAAATAACGATTCGTTATtaggaaatttcaattttaatatacacATAGTAGGGTAAACGgtacagttattgaccagggtacagtagttgtgaccacttcaaatttctgccgCCATAGTCTAATGAACATGCGCGCTTCAGTGATGCACTTTGATCAGAAAAGACAGTTCTACCTTTTGTTTCAACCGaaaatcgatgatttcagtacaAGTATTCCGCCGTGCGATCGTCGGAAAGGAAAACgtgtaatttcaactctcaaagaagGTAAGGGCTTAGCGGGCATCTTTAGAGCGGCGACTTGTTTAATGACTGTATAATCATTGTTCAATTTTGTTTGCCATGAATGCCATTGATCACAATAGATGACAAGGGCCCAATGTTAACATTCGCCATACGTCCAGTCGTGTAGAACGTGATTATGCTGTGTTTTGGAGGGTGTTCAATAACTGGTTCGACGAATGCACagtaatacagttattgaccactcgtaattttcttgctgaaagaccgcgatgaaaattgatttagatctttggaggcacggggcaatgtgccctgcttttatatggTTTCGGGTATGCACCTCCGCCGATgacttctgatttttcattgGTCTGGGGGTCGGTACGATAATTCGGAGGTCAAAGGCGCttgacgaaaaaaaaagaaaagcaaaagaagaagaagaaaagaaagagcaggtgagagagaaatctaagaataaaaaaaaagcgaatgaGAAGCCAATGAGACCGCGGCAAAGTGCACGGCATACGTCGTGAAGGGTGCACATGAAACTCACTCTGCCCCAAGACAATATGTCTTTGGTTTTTATATGGTGACAGAtgcatttaataaaaatgattttacagtaaaaaatatgccattttcttttatattcagtaaGTGGTACCTAGACCGGTCAATAACTATACttttgagttatgtttctttataatagcataacatcgaaactacggatttcttcaaagtttctttggtgttataatcatcATCGATGCTTTTCTTTCCGCCtggtataacaaaatttcatttataaaattcaagttacttattccatagcgtttacctaaactgaagctcttaggtggtcaactactgtatcgtttaccctatgTTGTAAAAAAGACAAAATTATCATACCTCTTCTGTGTCCATCATGAGACTCTCActatcatcgtcgtcatcgtcgtcgtcgtcgtcgtcatcgtcgatATTACCGTCTCCATCTTCGTCTTCatcttcttcgtcttcgtcctcgtcacTTTCATCTTCGCCAATATTCTCAGTGTCTTCTTCATCGCTGGAACTATGTAGGGTAGAAACACGATACAAAATTTTATGTTGGCGACAGAGGAGTATTTCACTTTATTCAGTAAGCAGTTTTTTTTACCTCTCTCGGAGCCCATCAAACGTTTCGTCGTTctcatcatcgtcgtcatcttcCTCTGAATCTTCGTTGTCTTTCTTTAGAAGAGTGTGATACAAAGTGATAGGTTGAATCCTTCTTCTACCAGTGCTGCTTATTCTTTCTTGCTGCCCTGCGTCCCCATTCTCCACAGGTATACATGAACTACTCGACACGTTATCACCTCCACTCTTACTACTATCCGCATCTCCGATTCGCTTCGATTCTGCACCGTTTACTTCCACCTCGTTCACGTTTGATTCCACACTTGTAATTTTACTGGGGCTTGAAACCTTTTTGTTCACGTCCTCGGAACTGTCAGGCATATCTTCACTTTTCGTTGGTTCTACAAAAACGTCTGCTGTTGATCCTACCGGTGGAGACGCGTGTACGTTCCCGTTACTAGTCGTCGAATCGAGGACCTGTTCAGCTTCGTTGTTCCCAACGCACTCCGATTCCTTTCCGTCCATCGTGCTGGACAAAGTCGATCCACATGGCTGGCTGGAGCTGCTCACGTCACTCTCGTTTGTATTCCAcaaagacgaagacgacgagcatCCTGCGCCGGACGACGTGGAGCTCGCTTTTTCTTTACCCCTACGACCACGTAAGAATGGACTCGCGGAGCACACTCGCTTATTGCATTTCTCATTCTTCAGATTTTTAATTTGAGGGTTTAATTCTGATTGATACTTTGCCATTACTTCCTCCAGTGGCATCGCTGCCTCCATACACAGGTTATTGACATTTTCTTCTTCATCTGCGTGGTATATAATTATGATGACAACTTTATCGAATGTATCTCGGTACAAAGAAACGAGTGGAATATACTAAtaagtagggtaaaggtaccagtagttgacaactttgcAGAAAAACCTGAAAAACGAAGTTtctagaagtggcgaactgtggatATTAGGAGCCACGGCGCGCTGTTGAACAGAGATAGTTGcgcttctaaaaaccttatttttcacgtttttctgaaaaggtGTTAACTACTAATATTGCAGAGAAGGAGGCGCCCAGACGCTAAACGGGGCAAgggggctactttgctcgcattggctcccaccGCCTGTGTCCCGTTCGCTCACTTTGTATTGCTCGACGTAGTCGCATCGGCCAATGCGAGCAAAATAGCACCCTTGCCCGCTCAGCGTCCAGGCGCCTTCTTCTCTGCAAAGGGCagtacatggtcaactactggtacctttaccctaatggTAGAATATTTATAAACGCAATTAGAAAGGGAGGTATTCCGAGTAGAAAAGGAAACACACCAGATTCATTTGTGTCGTCTTTCTTTTTATCCGACGTGGATGTTCCTGCAAGCTCTTTGAGAATACTAATCACCTCAGGCTTCTCAAGCGTGGCATCGAAGCCTAGAAATGCGTCGATCAGAGCTTGCCTAATGTCTCCTCTTTTGTAAGCCtcagtttctttaataaaaTCTGGGAGATTACGTGCGCAATATGTTGCCACTTCGTGTCCGCCGTGACCGTCATACACAGCGAACAAGGAAACATTTTCGTCGAACTCTATGCAACAATTGTGTGCATCCTACAAACAAATAATTAGAATTATGGATGCGACAAGTTTGCAGTGGTTCTTTCGTTAGAAAATTCATCTAAAAAGTTTATTGGCTACGTGCATGCGTGttaaggtgcgtctccaccacTGTTTgcgaactgttcacgaacagtatGTGAATTTAATTTCCTAGGAATCGTCTGTTCTCGAACTGTTCGTTAGTGAGGACGCACCTTCACACGAGCAATGGTTATAAAGAGTTTGCGGACAACTAGCGTGCATTGTTTGCGAACTGTTCGCTAGTGAGGACGCACCTTTATAATATCTGTGATTGTATTGCAATTAATATATTGCGTAaagcttatttatttaattaatagaaAACCTGCTGAAAAATAATCCCTGCCGTTACAATTATATTCCTTACAAAATTAAAGATGCGTGATCTACTGCTTtacaaattttaacattttcctGTTATAAGCTTTTCAATGCTTTTGTACGATTTCATAAGTAAACatcaaaacgagttaaaacaaGCGATGAATGCGCCTTTCTGTTAATTCACCACCGACGTTATTTATCAAGTTACTTTgtttactaatttttaataaaggaCAGTGAAACGCTTGTTTGTTTGTGTTTCAAGAAATCAATACTTATAATTTCTGGAATGATAAACAACAATATATCCAAGTGGTATACATATATCTACTCAATGTTA is drawn from Andrena cerasifolii isolate SP2316 chromosome 8, iyAndCera1_principal, whole genome shotgun sequence and contains these coding sequences:
- the LOC143372468 gene encoding putative protein phosphatase CG10417 isoform X2, which codes for MGAYLSEPITKKVSSDEAGRNVAFGASSMQGWRISQEDAHNCCIEFDENVSLFAVYDGHGGHEVATYCARNLPDFIKETEAYKRGDIRQALIDAFLGFDATLEKPEVISILKELAGTSTSDKKKDDTNESDEEENVNNLCMEAAMPLEEVMAKYQSELNPQIKNLKNEKCNKRVCSASPFLRGRRGKEKASSTSSGAGCSSSSSLWNTNESDVSSSSQPCGSTLSSTMDGKESECVGNNEAEQVLDSTTSNGNVHASPPVGSTADVFVEPTKSEDMPDSSEDVNKKVSSPSKITSVESNVNEVEVNGAESKRIGDADSSKSGGDNVSSSSCIPVENGDAGQQERISSTGRRRIQPITLYHTLLKKDNEDSEEDDDDDENDETFDGLRESDEEDTENIGEDESDEDEDEEDEDEDGDGNIDDDDDDDDDDDDDSESLMMDTEEPGYDSGCTAVVAVLKGNELYVANAGDSRCVLCRDGQAVELSLDHKPEDEPEMERIVKAGGKVTADGRVNGGLNLSRALGDHAYKQSVGLPPQEQMISALPDVRHITIVPEKDEFMVLACDGIWNFMSSQDVVHFIRIRLTNSSDTLSKICEELFDYCLAPDTCGDGTGCDNMTAVIVRFTPTADAVTNSTTAEVCTAKRSLSPSIPTEENNDCVAQENTITPCKRPKTEATM
- the LOC143372468 gene encoding putative protein phosphatase CG10417 isoform X1, with protein sequence MGAYLSEPITKKVSSDEAGRNVAFGASSMQGWRISQEDAHNCCIEFDENVSLFAVYDGHGGHEVATYCARNLPDFIKETEAYKRGDIRQALIDAFLGFDATLEKPEVISILKELAGTSTSDKKKDDTNESDEEENVNNLCMEAAMPLEEVMAKYQSELNPQIKNLKNEKCNKRVCSASPFLRGRRGKEKASSTSSGAGCSSSSSLWNTNESDVSSSSQPCGSTLSSTMDGKESECVGNNEAEQVLDSTTSNGNVHASPPVGSTADVFVEPTKSEDMPDSSEDVNKKVSSPSKITSVESNVNEVEVNGAESKRIGDADSSKSGGDNVSSSSCIPVENGDAGQQERISSTGRRRIQPITLYHTLLKKDNEDSEEDDDDDENDETFDGLRESSSDEEDTENIGEDESDEDEDEEDEDEDGDGNIDDDDDDDDDDDDDSESLMMDTEEPGYDSGCTAVVAVLKGNELYVANAGDSRCVLCRDGQAVELSLDHKPEDEPEMERIVKAGGKVTADGRVNGGLNLSRALGDHAYKQSVGLPPQEQMISALPDVRHITIVPEKDEFMVLACDGIWNFMSSQDVVHFIRIRLTNSSDTLSKICEELFDYCLAPDTCGDGTGCDNMTAVIVRFTPTADAVTNSTTAEVCTAKRSLSPSIPTEENNDCVAQENTITPCKRPKTEATM